Within the Thalassophryne amazonica chromosome 19, fThaAma1.1, whole genome shotgun sequence genome, the region AACCTGTTTGGTGAAGTGAAATAAATTGGTACAGATGCTTATTCTACTCTAAGATATCAAGGCAAAGCAATGTTCAATATCTAGTTTGTTACTGATGACAAATAGAACAAGAATTCTAACTTGGTTCTTTCCCTCTCAGCAGAGGCCTTCTCTTTGAATAGCACATCTCAGAAAACCTCCAATGGCATTAAATTAAAACCACAAAAAAAGTTAATATCAAAAATACCAACAAACaggcaaaaaataaaacagattgaTCACAGCAATTTTATGTACACACAGACATTAAGAAAAGAGCTGTCAGTGGATCAGGAGAGGATGTGGAATTCCAAAGGATGGGGCAATTAGATAAGCCCTGTATCTTCACCATACAGGGGAGTTACGGGGGTTGCCGTTGAAGGCAGACCAAGGATGTACAGGGTGAGGTGGAGGATGAGAGCCAAGGCTGGAGGTTCACCTTTTCTTGGGGGCTTGGGTGGTCCGGGGCGGGGTGACGGGCCGACCAGAATTAACCCCACCGTACTGGTATTTGGCTTTCTTCTCTGAAGGCTTCAGGATCTTCAAATAAAGGGAGGgaggcagtgtgtgaaacaattaTGGGCCAAAGTAAGAACATTGCCACTGTGAATGTGCAAAGACAGTTCCCAGAGAGTTTTACTGCATTTACCTGGAAGGAGCACATAAGAGATTCATCAACACTCATCATGCCGCCTGCATTATCAAACTCTCCACAGTAGTTCGGAGCAGAGAAAAGTGTGACCAGTTGGCGTTTTGCAAAGAATTCATATCCATCCTCCACCACCTGTTGGAAGACATGAAACATTATCCCACCACCTACAGCAATCAATACCAAGAAAGTGATCCTCAGCTGGcttaagaattgcacgttagcaAAACCACCTACGCTTAAATCAATATGAAACACCCAAATAAGAGCCAAAATAGCCATGGCTCATTTTACAGTAAAACAAACTGTGATTAAATAATCAGCTGCATAACTGATTAACAGAAAGTGTGAATTGCAAGTCACACTTATGAAGAAGGGCCTTTACTGTCAATGTACATAGaatgatacaaaaaacaaaatttgtcctctacatttaacTCATCGTAATTATAATTAGACATAACCCAACCACCAGGAGCATTAGTAGTTTATGGACATTTATCTAGTAACAGCACCTGGTTTCAGTATCATAAAAGGACAGAATTGCTTGACATTTTCCATTTTATATCAAGCACCATGAATATTTTATAAATattgatttactttttttttttttttgcattactcaaaacacaaacactcacCACTCACAAAGTATTTAATAAAATGGAGACAAGTTGTGGATCAACAACTGTAGATCATATTCTAGCCCAATGCTTAAGTAAAATGATTTTCAGATCATTACTATAAAAGGACAGACCATCTACTACATTACATCCCATAAAATACAAACACACTTTTCCCATTCGGGAAATGGCAAGAACATTTGCATGaaatgaaagatggaatgtttcacTCAATGAGGAGTCAAGATGAATGGAAAAcacttgtttgttttatatgacacctaaatacagTAGATCCACATCATTTGAAATTTGACTTATAGGAAGCCAACAGTAGGGGGCAGAGTAGAGACTGTGTTCAGTCTAGTGTCCACTCCAGCTGGCAGGGGAGCTAACACACAGCCAGCAGTATGTGTGGAAACATGTCTGCTATCCTGAATCCAGTGAAAAAGAGCTTCTGTGGCCGCTAAAGATGTCCCCAAAAACACTGGAACTACTGGATTTAGCTTCTTCACATCGTGTAAGTATTTTGAATAAAAGCTAAAGGACTCATGCAATAGAGTGTAACTGATGAGAGAAAAATGCACagtacaaagtaaaaaaaaaaaaaaaaaaaggcacgctAGTGACATCACCCAAACAATGGGaaaaataatgaataatgaatccaccaatcaaatgataagaatctatttaggtgtcaaatAACATGTTATATgtggggtgattgagaagttttgagccagaaaaagtagggcatgggtctccatcttttgcattctgaggaaccaacatttctcagtattgcacccagtgagtcaaagctTCACACATTTTTGAGAAATGATGGTACTATAATATATACTTGCACAGTAACATTTTGTATGTAGGATTCTCTTGATGTTCACTGCCTCCACAGTTACCTGGTGGGCTCGGCAAATGAGGTCTAGGTCATGGCGGTTCAGGAACTTGCTGACCACGTCGGCCCCAAATGTGAAGGAGACCCCACGGTCATTTTCTCCCCAACCTTGTACATCTTTATCTGGGTCTGACCACAACAGGTCACACAGCAGGCCTAACAGACACACAGGAAGAGCAGAGATAAATAGGGCAGATGGAGTTAAGGAACAGATTAAACAGGAAAGGCCTGAAATGAAACACAGGCAGGAAAGGTGGAAGAATGTACTTAAGACACAGCTGACATTATTGACTTAACACAGAAGATCTACTGATGCTTCAGCCATTCATTTATGGGAAGAGAGGGTGGATATTTTACGCTAAATGTGAAATTCCAAGGACAAAAATCAGAGCAAGTGAGCAGATTGTCATGTTTAAAATATGTACAGCTAATTACAGCAATCTCAATTAAATAATTGCCCTTGCAGAAAAGAACAACCTGAATGCCAACTGTACACAAGAACATCGGCTTCATGACCTTGAACACCATATCCAGCACACTGATGTGGGAGAAGGATGGCAATTTACAGCTCAGCATAGAAATGTGCCATCAATGGGACACCAGGTGGCATTGGGATTCTAATGCTAGAATCTATTGCAGCACAAAGCAAAAAGTATTACCAAATCCTCCACTCACAACATTTAATGGAAGCCCATAAATGGCCATTTTCACATGCACTACACTTCTACTAAGTCTGATAACTCTGAAAGTGAAGAAGAATTCTGTACATATAGCATTTTTTTTCAAATGCTCTAAATGAGAACAGAGCGTATGCAGCTGCCTAGAGGAAAGAACACCACATCCAACATCTGTTTTCGGAgcactctgcttttttttttttttttcggccaCTTTGAGCGCTTTAAGTTGGAAAATCtctgaacttttcagaaaggcACCATGTCATAACTGAAGCAACTTTTCAGGGAACCAATAAGATAGAGCAAAACGTGTTACTCTAGCAGAAGATGTTTGCTTTTGCTGTCCCTGTCTACAGTCTGCTGATAGTAagtaaggtggatctgcatgttgatttggcacattttacaccagCTGCCCATCCAaacatctccacattacatgaagaaatgtggcaggggtggggtttgaactgggaaccttctgcaatgaaaccaagtgcactgaccacttggccacctccCCTATGTCCATCGGTCaaagcagattggacagatgtTATATTgctgctgagggtgagtgctttttatCACCCTGCACTGTAAGGTAGTTGTCAGCTGTTTATAGTTGCCACAGAAACGAATCCCACAAGGAACACTATGATTTTTAAGAAAGCACTGAGGTACTGAGATGAAGCATTTCTCTGTGCTTTTCTTTCAGGAGGGGAAAAAGAGCAAAATTAGAGGCCTGTGCTCGTAGGGTGCAAacattgcctcgtttctgcttaaaatgacctcgtttctgcttaaaactgacttcagaatgatttaagaagttttaccttgtcatctgatggttaataatcccattaatccttttgatcgctttgggtgaagagactgtgtcTTAGACAAgcagctgagctccgaaatgacgcatgtaaaatggaggcagggcggaccaatttttaggggcagaccatttggtctgcaacaccagatCAGATTCAGATTTAATTGTCAATTGATagaagataccatcctacataatgctctcaaaaatgaactttttttgacagttaaatttttgaaaactgttcaatgttaaaaataacgatttttccaattttccaagatttttcctgactttgaccttaaaaaCAATCAGTTTTTGCCTTTCAGGatttgaatcttcagtaaaaacttCATAACAatacatgaaaaactgtgggctccgggctgttcacaaacagacaaacaaacaaactgacaaacacaTAACCTCCacctatgttttcacccctgtttgtttttgGAAGAGGAAGCTCCAAGTACTGAAAAAGACCAAAGAAGTTCTACACCTTTACCCACCCTAGAGGCAGAGGTGGgctcagctaaccaaaaagttaccttcaataaccactaactgaaaagctaaaccgataaaaaaaatttagcaaaagctaccgctaacttttagtattgactccggtaTAGCCAGCTagtgacaagccagttttgagtttaagcaccgccagcgcttctgagtaaaatcaaaggcgatcacaaacccaacacattaatgagtcagcgcttctgtctttgagcgccctgccaactactgtaaggaagagtcattcacagccatAAAGTCTGTAACCTTCTGAGATCCCCAATGTTCTGTGTTGCATTTGCAGAGAACAGGACCACTGAAATCAGCTATGCTGATAATACACTGAGATGGAACAATGGTGCCGAGTAGTACATAAGTGTAGGGGGCAGAAAACATCTGTCACAAGTGGATGTTGTGCACTGCCTACcagtaacatttttttaaacatccaTTTGAACCCACTGCAGTAAATGCAGAGGGGCAATATCAATACCAAGGGAGGCCTTACCAGCCTGCTACTGAGCCTGTCATCTGTTGTGCAATTCCTAGTTGCCAACTTTCTCTTTTGGCAGCCTATGCATAGCCAAAGAAAGAGGGGTTGACCAGCCAGGACTTACATTCAACAGCTCAAGGAGGGCACAGGCACTACAACAGCTCCCAAATATAATGCAGGACAGAGATGAATGGAAGAAGCTTATCAACAGAGTCCTGAATCCTCCATGATGTGATGATGATgagcatgcacacgcacacacacaaagagtACCTGTATCAGGCACATCTGTGGGCCTCATGATCCTGCGGATCTGCTCCATTGACTGCAAATCAGGTGACAGCCCTGTAGTAGTAAATAAAGTGATTACTTCTGGTTAAAGACTGGCCTTTCCATGGATAGTGACTGGCAAAGTATTGCATGTTACAGACAGGGCAGCCAAAAATTCAGAATGTAAATTTGGGGCACATGAGTAAATAGGTGACAGCATTAGTTCTCTAACCTCCATGGCAGCAGAAGATCTTCTCATCAATGATAGCAGCAATGGGAAGGCAGTTAAAGCAGTCAGTGAAGGTCTTCCACAACTTAATGTTGAACCTGCGCTTACCTGTTGAGAACATAAACCATTTATTAGCTCCTGATTACGTATGTGTACGGGTACATTTGTGTTTATATTTGAATCAAACATAAACAATCAAGACGGACATTCACTGAGACCTCTGGATGTGCTGACTGAGTTTGTACTCACACTCATCGTAGAACCCGTAAATACGGTTGATAGAGGCGCACTCATGGTTGCCCCTGAGCAGGAAAAAGTTCTCTGGGTATTTGATTTTGTACGCCAGCAGAAGGCAAATGGTTTCCAGAGACTGCTTCCCTCTGTCCACATAGTCACCAAGGAAAAGGTAGTTGGCCTCTGGCGGAAAGCCACCATACTCAAACAGCCTTAGTAGATCTGTGTACTGCCCATGGATGTCACCTGTGGAGACGGGATGAGATTTTTAATGAATGCAGCAACAACTGGCAGGGTGAAAAACTTAAAACCATTAAACAGTGGCAACTGAGTAAAACTGGACATTGGACAAATTATTCTTAAGTCTTAATCATGTGACACATAGTA harbors:
- the LOC117531975 gene encoding serine/threonine-protein phosphatase PP1-beta catalytic subunit-like produces the protein MTEAEVRGLCIKSREIFLSQPILLELEAPLKICGDIHGQYTDLLRLFEYGGFPPEANYLFLGDYVDRGKQSLETICLLLAYKIKYPENFFLLRGNHECASINRIYGFYDECKRRFNIKLWKTFTDCFNCLPIAAIIDEKIFCCHGGLSPDLQSMEQIRRIMRPTDVPDTGLLCDLLWSDPDKDVQGWGENDRGVSFTFGADVVSKFLNRHDLDLICRAHQVVEDGYEFFAKRQLVTLFSAPNYCGEFDNAGGMMSVDESLMCSFQILKPSEKKAKYQYGGVNSGRPVTPPRTTQAPKKR